From Seriola aureovittata isolate HTS-2021-v1 ecotype China chromosome 16, ASM2101889v1, whole genome shotgun sequence, one genomic window encodes:
- the ubp1 gene encoding upstream-binding protein 1 isoform X3, which translates to MLFWQSYTENFRAPVQRHGDSSYTRDVLALPIFKQEDSSLPTENETKNPPFQYVLCAATSPAVKLHDETLTYLNQGQSYEVRMLDNRKAGELPELNNKMVKSIVRVVFHDRRLQYTEHQQLEGWKWNRPGDRLLDIDIPMSVGIVEPKTHPSQLNAAEFLWDMNKRTSVFVQVHCISTEFTPRKHGGEKGVPFRIQIDTFAQGDSGEYTEHLHSASCQIKVFKPKGADRKQKTDREKMEKRTAQEKEKYQPSYDTTILSETRLEPIIEDAGDHELKKSSKRTLPADCGDSLAKRGSCSPWPDNAYVSTNQAATPSFASTPLSTYTTSSVPDSDSSSPNHQADPGSHGNLECPCPPLQQLSPTASIQDAQKWLLKNRFSSYTRLFSHFSGSDLLKLTRDDLVQICGPADGIRLFNALKSRSVCPRLTVYVCQESPRESPLLERHSTNENGDHSISSSLRVYHALYLEELTAAELIRKMACVCSLPVGKINQVYRQGPTGIHILLSDQMVYNLPDESCFLISTVKDELGEGLHLILK; encoded by the exons ATGTTGTTTTGGCAGTCTTACACTGAAAACTTCCGAGCTCCCGTTCAGAGACACGGCGACAGCAGTTATACACG cgATGTGCTGGCTCTGCCAATCTTTAAGCAGGAGGACTCCAGCCTTCCTACCGAAAACGAGACCAAAAATCCCCCATTCCAGTATGTGCTGTGTGCCGCCACCTCGCCTGCTGTCAAGCTGCATGACGAGACGCTCACATACCTAAACCAAG gccaGTCTTACGAGGTGCGTATGTTGGACAACAGGAAGGCAGGGGAGTTACCAGAGCTCAACAACAAAATGGTTAAG aGCATAGTGCGAGTGGTGTTTCATGACCGCCGGCTACAGTACACAGAGCACCAGCAGCTGGAGGGCTGGAAGTGGAATCGTCCTGGCGACCGTCTCCTTGACATCG ataTCCCCATGTCAGTGGGCATTGTGGAGCCGAAGACTCACCCCTCCCAGCTCAATGCTGCTGAGTTCCTGTGGGACATGAACAAAAGGACTTCTGTTTTTGTGCAg GTGCACTGCATCAGTACAGAGTTCACTCCCAGGAAACATGGTGGGGAGAAGGGTGTCCCTTTCAGAATCCAGATCGACACGTTCGCCCAGGGAGACAGTGGAGAGTACACAGAGCACCTCCACTCTGCCTCCTGCCAAATCAAAGTCTTTAAG CCAAAGGGGGCGGACCGTAAgcaaaagacagacagggagaagaTGGAGAAACGTACAGctcaagagaaagaaaagtacCAGCCCTCTTACGATACCACTATCCTGTCAGAG aCGAGGCTTGAACCCATCATAGAGGATGCGGGTGACCACGAGCTGAAAAAGTCCAGCAAGCGGACACTTCCCGCTGACTGTGGCGACTCCCTGGCCAAGAGAGGCAGT TGCTCCCCATGGCCAGACAATGCCTACGTCAGCACCAACCAGGCAGCTACTCCCTCCTTCGCCTCAACCCCACTGTCCACCTACACAACCTCCTCAGTACCGGacag tGACTCGTCCTCTCCCAATCACCAGGCAGACCCTGGCAGCCATGGCAACTTGGAG TGTCCCTGTCCTCCTCTACAGCAGCTGAGCCCCACTGCGTCCATACAGGACGCACAGAAGTGGCTGCTGAAAAACCGCTTCAGCTCCTACACAAGGCTCTTCTCTCACTtctcag GTTCTGATTTGTTGAAGCTAACCAGGGACGACCTCGTCCAGATTTGTGGGCCAGCAGATGGGATCAGACTCTTCAATGCACTTaaatccag GTCGGTGTGTCCCAGGTTGACAGTGTATGTCTGTCAGGAGTCCCCTCGGGAGAGCCCCCTGCTGGAGAGACACAGCACCAATGAAAATGGAGACCACAGCATCTCCTCTAGTTTACGCG tgtACCACGCTCTGTACCTAGAGGAGCTGACAGCTGCAGAATTGATCCGCAAGATggcgtgtgtgtgcagccttCCAGTGGGAAAAATCAACCAGGTGTACAGACAGGGTCCTACAGGCATACACATCCTGCTTAGTGACCAG ATGGTTTACAACTTACCTGACGAGAGCTGTTTTTTGATCAGCACTGTCAAAG atGAACTGGGCGAAGGACTCCATCTAATCCTGAAGTAG
- the ubp1 gene encoding upstream-binding protein 1 isoform X2: MAWVLKMDDATIESGLVHDFDASLSGIGQELGAGAYSMSDVLALPIFKQEDSSLPTENETKNPPFQYVLCAATSPAVKLHDETLTYLNQGQSYEVRMLDNRKAGELPELNNKMVKSIVRVVFHDRRLQYTEHQQLEGWKWNRPGDRLLDIDIPMSVGIVEPKTHPSQLNAAEFLWDMNKRTSVFVQVHCISTEFTPRKHGGEKGVPFRIQIDTFAQGDSGEYTEHLHSASCQIKVFKPKGADRKQKTDREKMEKRTAQEKEKYQPSYDTTILSETRLEPIIEDAGDHELKKSSKRTLPADCGDSLAKRGSCSPWPDNAYVSTNQAATPSFASTPLSTYTTSSVPDSDSSSPNHQADPGSHGNLEQLSPTASIQDAQKWLLKNRFSSYTRLFSHFSGSDLLKLTRDDLVQICGPADGIRLFNALKSRSVCPRLTVYVCQESPRESPLLERHSTNENGDHSISSSLRVYHALYLEELTAAELIRKMACVCSLPVGKINQVYRQGPTGIHILLSDQMVYNLPDESCFLISTVKDELGEGLHLILK; the protein is encoded by the exons ATGGCCTGGGTGCTGAAGATGGACGACGCCACCATCGAGTCGGGGCTGGTGCACGACTTCGATGCCAGCCTGTCCGGCATCGGACAGGAGCTGGGGGCTGGAGCCTACAGCATGAG cgATGTGCTGGCTCTGCCAATCTTTAAGCAGGAGGACTCCAGCCTTCCTACCGAAAACGAGACCAAAAATCCCCCATTCCAGTATGTGCTGTGTGCCGCCACCTCGCCTGCTGTCAAGCTGCATGACGAGACGCTCACATACCTAAACCAAG gccaGTCTTACGAGGTGCGTATGTTGGACAACAGGAAGGCAGGGGAGTTACCAGAGCTCAACAACAAAATGGTTAAG aGCATAGTGCGAGTGGTGTTTCATGACCGCCGGCTACAGTACACAGAGCACCAGCAGCTGGAGGGCTGGAAGTGGAATCGTCCTGGCGACCGTCTCCTTGACATCG ataTCCCCATGTCAGTGGGCATTGTGGAGCCGAAGACTCACCCCTCCCAGCTCAATGCTGCTGAGTTCCTGTGGGACATGAACAAAAGGACTTCTGTTTTTGTGCAg GTGCACTGCATCAGTACAGAGTTCACTCCCAGGAAACATGGTGGGGAGAAGGGTGTCCCTTTCAGAATCCAGATCGACACGTTCGCCCAGGGAGACAGTGGAGAGTACACAGAGCACCTCCACTCTGCCTCCTGCCAAATCAAAGTCTTTAAG CCAAAGGGGGCGGACCGTAAgcaaaagacagacagggagaagaTGGAGAAACGTACAGctcaagagaaagaaaagtacCAGCCCTCTTACGATACCACTATCCTGTCAGAG aCGAGGCTTGAACCCATCATAGAGGATGCGGGTGACCACGAGCTGAAAAAGTCCAGCAAGCGGACACTTCCCGCTGACTGTGGCGACTCCCTGGCCAAGAGAGGCAGT TGCTCCCCATGGCCAGACAATGCCTACGTCAGCACCAACCAGGCAGCTACTCCCTCCTTCGCCTCAACCCCACTGTCCACCTACACAACCTCCTCAGTACCGGacag tGACTCGTCCTCTCCCAATCACCAGGCAGACCCTGGCAGCCATGGCAACTTGGAG CAGCTGAGCCCCACTGCGTCCATACAGGACGCACAGAAGTGGCTGCTGAAAAACCGCTTCAGCTCCTACACAAGGCTCTTCTCTCACTtctcag GTTCTGATTTGTTGAAGCTAACCAGGGACGACCTCGTCCAGATTTGTGGGCCAGCAGATGGGATCAGACTCTTCAATGCACTTaaatccag GTCGGTGTGTCCCAGGTTGACAGTGTATGTCTGTCAGGAGTCCCCTCGGGAGAGCCCCCTGCTGGAGAGACACAGCACCAATGAAAATGGAGACCACAGCATCTCCTCTAGTTTACGCG tgtACCACGCTCTGTACCTAGAGGAGCTGACAGCTGCAGAATTGATCCGCAAGATggcgtgtgtgtgcagccttCCAGTGGGAAAAATCAACCAGGTGTACAGACAGGGTCCTACAGGCATACACATCCTGCTTAGTGACCAG ATGGTTTACAACTTACCTGACGAGAGCTGTTTTTTGATCAGCACTGTCAAAG atGAACTGGGCGAAGGACTCCATCTAATCCTGAAGTAG
- the ubp1 gene encoding upstream-binding protein 1 isoform X5 — translation MAWVLKMDDATIESGLVHDFDASLSGIGQELGAGAYSMSDVLALPIFKQEDSSLPTENETKNPPFQYVLCAATSPAVKLHDETLTYLNQGQSYEVRMLDNRKAGELPELNNKMVKSIVRVVFHDRRLQYTEHQQLEGWKWNRPGDRLLDIDIPMSVGIVEPKTHPSQLNAAEFLWDMNKRTSVFVQVHCISTEFTPRKHGGEKGVPFRIQIDTFAQGDSGEYTEHLHSASCQIKVFKPKGADRKQKTDREKMEKRTAQEKEKYQPSYDTTILSECSPWPDNAYVSTNQAATPSFASTPLSTYTTSSVPDSDSSSPNHQADPGSHGNLEQLSPTASIQDAQKWLLKNRFSSYTRLFSHFSGSDLLKLTRDDLVQICGPADGIRLFNALKSRSVCPRLTVYVCQESPRESPLLERHSTNENGDHSISSSLRVYHALYLEELTAAELIRKMACVCSLPVGKINQVYRQGPTGIHILLSDQMVYNLPDESCFLISTVKDELGEGLHLILK, via the exons ATGGCCTGGGTGCTGAAGATGGACGACGCCACCATCGAGTCGGGGCTGGTGCACGACTTCGATGCCAGCCTGTCCGGCATCGGACAGGAGCTGGGGGCTGGAGCCTACAGCATGAG cgATGTGCTGGCTCTGCCAATCTTTAAGCAGGAGGACTCCAGCCTTCCTACCGAAAACGAGACCAAAAATCCCCCATTCCAGTATGTGCTGTGTGCCGCCACCTCGCCTGCTGTCAAGCTGCATGACGAGACGCTCACATACCTAAACCAAG gccaGTCTTACGAGGTGCGTATGTTGGACAACAGGAAGGCAGGGGAGTTACCAGAGCTCAACAACAAAATGGTTAAG aGCATAGTGCGAGTGGTGTTTCATGACCGCCGGCTACAGTACACAGAGCACCAGCAGCTGGAGGGCTGGAAGTGGAATCGTCCTGGCGACCGTCTCCTTGACATCG ataTCCCCATGTCAGTGGGCATTGTGGAGCCGAAGACTCACCCCTCCCAGCTCAATGCTGCTGAGTTCCTGTGGGACATGAACAAAAGGACTTCTGTTTTTGTGCAg GTGCACTGCATCAGTACAGAGTTCACTCCCAGGAAACATGGTGGGGAGAAGGGTGTCCCTTTCAGAATCCAGATCGACACGTTCGCCCAGGGAGACAGTGGAGAGTACACAGAGCACCTCCACTCTGCCTCCTGCCAAATCAAAGTCTTTAAG CCAAAGGGGGCGGACCGTAAgcaaaagacagacagggagaagaTGGAGAAACGTACAGctcaagagaaagaaaagtacCAGCCCTCTTACGATACCACTATCCTGTCAGAG TGCTCCCCATGGCCAGACAATGCCTACGTCAGCACCAACCAGGCAGCTACTCCCTCCTTCGCCTCAACCCCACTGTCCACCTACACAACCTCCTCAGTACCGGacag tGACTCGTCCTCTCCCAATCACCAGGCAGACCCTGGCAGCCATGGCAACTTGGAG CAGCTGAGCCCCACTGCGTCCATACAGGACGCACAGAAGTGGCTGCTGAAAAACCGCTTCAGCTCCTACACAAGGCTCTTCTCTCACTtctcag GTTCTGATTTGTTGAAGCTAACCAGGGACGACCTCGTCCAGATTTGTGGGCCAGCAGATGGGATCAGACTCTTCAATGCACTTaaatccag GTCGGTGTGTCCCAGGTTGACAGTGTATGTCTGTCAGGAGTCCCCTCGGGAGAGCCCCCTGCTGGAGAGACACAGCACCAATGAAAATGGAGACCACAGCATCTCCTCTAGTTTACGCG tgtACCACGCTCTGTACCTAGAGGAGCTGACAGCTGCAGAATTGATCCGCAAGATggcgtgtgtgtgcagccttCCAGTGGGAAAAATCAACCAGGTGTACAGACAGGGTCCTACAGGCATACACATCCTGCTTAGTGACCAG ATGGTTTACAACTTACCTGACGAGAGCTGTTTTTTGATCAGCACTGTCAAAG atGAACTGGGCGAAGGACTCCATCTAATCCTGAAGTAG
- the ubp1 gene encoding upstream-binding protein 1 isoform X1: MAWVLKMDDATIESGLVHDFDASLSGIGQELGAGAYSMSDVLALPIFKQEDSSLPTENETKNPPFQYVLCAATSPAVKLHDETLTYLNQGQSYEVRMLDNRKAGELPELNNKMVKSIVRVVFHDRRLQYTEHQQLEGWKWNRPGDRLLDIDIPMSVGIVEPKTHPSQLNAAEFLWDMNKRTSVFVQVHCISTEFTPRKHGGEKGVPFRIQIDTFAQGDSGEYTEHLHSASCQIKVFKPKGADRKQKTDREKMEKRTAQEKEKYQPSYDTTILSETRLEPIIEDAGDHELKKSSKRTLPADCGDSLAKRGSCSPWPDNAYVSTNQAATPSFASTPLSTYTTSSVPDSDSSSPNHQADPGSHGNLECPCPPLQQLSPTASIQDAQKWLLKNRFSSYTRLFSHFSGSDLLKLTRDDLVQICGPADGIRLFNALKSRSVCPRLTVYVCQESPRESPLLERHSTNENGDHSISSSLRVYHALYLEELTAAELIRKMACVCSLPVGKINQVYRQGPTGIHILLSDQMVYNLPDESCFLISTVKDELGEGLHLILK; the protein is encoded by the exons ATGGCCTGGGTGCTGAAGATGGACGACGCCACCATCGAGTCGGGGCTGGTGCACGACTTCGATGCCAGCCTGTCCGGCATCGGACAGGAGCTGGGGGCTGGAGCCTACAGCATGAG cgATGTGCTGGCTCTGCCAATCTTTAAGCAGGAGGACTCCAGCCTTCCTACCGAAAACGAGACCAAAAATCCCCCATTCCAGTATGTGCTGTGTGCCGCCACCTCGCCTGCTGTCAAGCTGCATGACGAGACGCTCACATACCTAAACCAAG gccaGTCTTACGAGGTGCGTATGTTGGACAACAGGAAGGCAGGGGAGTTACCAGAGCTCAACAACAAAATGGTTAAG aGCATAGTGCGAGTGGTGTTTCATGACCGCCGGCTACAGTACACAGAGCACCAGCAGCTGGAGGGCTGGAAGTGGAATCGTCCTGGCGACCGTCTCCTTGACATCG ataTCCCCATGTCAGTGGGCATTGTGGAGCCGAAGACTCACCCCTCCCAGCTCAATGCTGCTGAGTTCCTGTGGGACATGAACAAAAGGACTTCTGTTTTTGTGCAg GTGCACTGCATCAGTACAGAGTTCACTCCCAGGAAACATGGTGGGGAGAAGGGTGTCCCTTTCAGAATCCAGATCGACACGTTCGCCCAGGGAGACAGTGGAGAGTACACAGAGCACCTCCACTCTGCCTCCTGCCAAATCAAAGTCTTTAAG CCAAAGGGGGCGGACCGTAAgcaaaagacagacagggagaagaTGGAGAAACGTACAGctcaagagaaagaaaagtacCAGCCCTCTTACGATACCACTATCCTGTCAGAG aCGAGGCTTGAACCCATCATAGAGGATGCGGGTGACCACGAGCTGAAAAAGTCCAGCAAGCGGACACTTCCCGCTGACTGTGGCGACTCCCTGGCCAAGAGAGGCAGT TGCTCCCCATGGCCAGACAATGCCTACGTCAGCACCAACCAGGCAGCTACTCCCTCCTTCGCCTCAACCCCACTGTCCACCTACACAACCTCCTCAGTACCGGacag tGACTCGTCCTCTCCCAATCACCAGGCAGACCCTGGCAGCCATGGCAACTTGGAG TGTCCCTGTCCTCCTCTACAGCAGCTGAGCCCCACTGCGTCCATACAGGACGCACAGAAGTGGCTGCTGAAAAACCGCTTCAGCTCCTACACAAGGCTCTTCTCTCACTtctcag GTTCTGATTTGTTGAAGCTAACCAGGGACGACCTCGTCCAGATTTGTGGGCCAGCAGATGGGATCAGACTCTTCAATGCACTTaaatccag GTCGGTGTGTCCCAGGTTGACAGTGTATGTCTGTCAGGAGTCCCCTCGGGAGAGCCCCCTGCTGGAGAGACACAGCACCAATGAAAATGGAGACCACAGCATCTCCTCTAGTTTACGCG tgtACCACGCTCTGTACCTAGAGGAGCTGACAGCTGCAGAATTGATCCGCAAGATggcgtgtgtgtgcagccttCCAGTGGGAAAAATCAACCAGGTGTACAGACAGGGTCCTACAGGCATACACATCCTGCTTAGTGACCAG ATGGTTTACAACTTACCTGACGAGAGCTGTTTTTTGATCAGCACTGTCAAAG atGAACTGGGCGAAGGACTCCATCTAATCCTGAAGTAG
- the ubp1 gene encoding upstream-binding protein 1 isoform X4, producing the protein MAWVLKMDDATIESGLVHDFDASLSGIGQELGAGAYSMSDVLALPIFKQEDSSLPTENETKNPPFQYVLCAATSPAVKLHDETLTYLNQGQSYEVRMLDNRKAGELPELNNKMVKSIVRVVFHDRRLQYTEHQQLEGWKWNRPGDRLLDIDIPMSVGIVEPKTHPSQLNAAEFLWDMNKRTSVFVQVHCISTEFTPRKHGGEKGVPFRIQIDTFAQGDSGEYTEHLHSASCQIKVFKPKGADRKQKTDREKMEKRTAQEKEKYQPSYDTTILSECSPWPDNAYVSTNQAATPSFASTPLSTYTTSSVPDSDSSSPNHQADPGSHGNLECPCPPLQQLSPTASIQDAQKWLLKNRFSSYTRLFSHFSGSDLLKLTRDDLVQICGPADGIRLFNALKSRSVCPRLTVYVCQESPRESPLLERHSTNENGDHSISSSLRVYHALYLEELTAAELIRKMACVCSLPVGKINQVYRQGPTGIHILLSDQMVYNLPDESCFLISTVKDELGEGLHLILK; encoded by the exons ATGGCCTGGGTGCTGAAGATGGACGACGCCACCATCGAGTCGGGGCTGGTGCACGACTTCGATGCCAGCCTGTCCGGCATCGGACAGGAGCTGGGGGCTGGAGCCTACAGCATGAG cgATGTGCTGGCTCTGCCAATCTTTAAGCAGGAGGACTCCAGCCTTCCTACCGAAAACGAGACCAAAAATCCCCCATTCCAGTATGTGCTGTGTGCCGCCACCTCGCCTGCTGTCAAGCTGCATGACGAGACGCTCACATACCTAAACCAAG gccaGTCTTACGAGGTGCGTATGTTGGACAACAGGAAGGCAGGGGAGTTACCAGAGCTCAACAACAAAATGGTTAAG aGCATAGTGCGAGTGGTGTTTCATGACCGCCGGCTACAGTACACAGAGCACCAGCAGCTGGAGGGCTGGAAGTGGAATCGTCCTGGCGACCGTCTCCTTGACATCG ataTCCCCATGTCAGTGGGCATTGTGGAGCCGAAGACTCACCCCTCCCAGCTCAATGCTGCTGAGTTCCTGTGGGACATGAACAAAAGGACTTCTGTTTTTGTGCAg GTGCACTGCATCAGTACAGAGTTCACTCCCAGGAAACATGGTGGGGAGAAGGGTGTCCCTTTCAGAATCCAGATCGACACGTTCGCCCAGGGAGACAGTGGAGAGTACACAGAGCACCTCCACTCTGCCTCCTGCCAAATCAAAGTCTTTAAG CCAAAGGGGGCGGACCGTAAgcaaaagacagacagggagaagaTGGAGAAACGTACAGctcaagagaaagaaaagtacCAGCCCTCTTACGATACCACTATCCTGTCAGAG TGCTCCCCATGGCCAGACAATGCCTACGTCAGCACCAACCAGGCAGCTACTCCCTCCTTCGCCTCAACCCCACTGTCCACCTACACAACCTCCTCAGTACCGGacag tGACTCGTCCTCTCCCAATCACCAGGCAGACCCTGGCAGCCATGGCAACTTGGAG TGTCCCTGTCCTCCTCTACAGCAGCTGAGCCCCACTGCGTCCATACAGGACGCACAGAAGTGGCTGCTGAAAAACCGCTTCAGCTCCTACACAAGGCTCTTCTCTCACTtctcag GTTCTGATTTGTTGAAGCTAACCAGGGACGACCTCGTCCAGATTTGTGGGCCAGCAGATGGGATCAGACTCTTCAATGCACTTaaatccag GTCGGTGTGTCCCAGGTTGACAGTGTATGTCTGTCAGGAGTCCCCTCGGGAGAGCCCCCTGCTGGAGAGACACAGCACCAATGAAAATGGAGACCACAGCATCTCCTCTAGTTTACGCG tgtACCACGCTCTGTACCTAGAGGAGCTGACAGCTGCAGAATTGATCCGCAAGATggcgtgtgtgtgcagccttCCAGTGGGAAAAATCAACCAGGTGTACAGACAGGGTCCTACAGGCATACACATCCTGCTTAGTGACCAG ATGGTTTACAACTTACCTGACGAGAGCTGTTTTTTGATCAGCACTGTCAAAG atGAACTGGGCGAAGGACTCCATCTAATCCTGAAGTAG
- the ubp1 gene encoding upstream-binding protein 1 isoform X6, whose translation MLDNRKAGELPELNNKMVKSIVRVVFHDRRLQYTEHQQLEGWKWNRPGDRLLDIDIPMSVGIVEPKTHPSQLNAAEFLWDMNKRTSVFVQVHCISTEFTPRKHGGEKGVPFRIQIDTFAQGDSGEYTEHLHSASCQIKVFKPKGADRKQKTDREKMEKRTAQEKEKYQPSYDTTILSETRLEPIIEDAGDHELKKSSKRTLPADCGDSLAKRGSCSPWPDNAYVSTNQAATPSFASTPLSTYTTSSVPDSDSSSPNHQADPGSHGNLECPCPPLQQLSPTASIQDAQKWLLKNRFSSYTRLFSHFSGSDLLKLTRDDLVQICGPADGIRLFNALKSRSVCPRLTVYVCQESPRESPLLERHSTNENGDHSISSSLRVYHALYLEELTAAELIRKMACVCSLPVGKINQVYRQGPTGIHILLSDQMVYNLPDESCFLISTVKDELGEGLHLILK comes from the exons ATGTTGGACAACAGGAAGGCAGGGGAGTTACCAGAGCTCAACAACAAAATGGTTAAG aGCATAGTGCGAGTGGTGTTTCATGACCGCCGGCTACAGTACACAGAGCACCAGCAGCTGGAGGGCTGGAAGTGGAATCGTCCTGGCGACCGTCTCCTTGACATCG ataTCCCCATGTCAGTGGGCATTGTGGAGCCGAAGACTCACCCCTCCCAGCTCAATGCTGCTGAGTTCCTGTGGGACATGAACAAAAGGACTTCTGTTTTTGTGCAg GTGCACTGCATCAGTACAGAGTTCACTCCCAGGAAACATGGTGGGGAGAAGGGTGTCCCTTTCAGAATCCAGATCGACACGTTCGCCCAGGGAGACAGTGGAGAGTACACAGAGCACCTCCACTCTGCCTCCTGCCAAATCAAAGTCTTTAAG CCAAAGGGGGCGGACCGTAAgcaaaagacagacagggagaagaTGGAGAAACGTACAGctcaagagaaagaaaagtacCAGCCCTCTTACGATACCACTATCCTGTCAGAG aCGAGGCTTGAACCCATCATAGAGGATGCGGGTGACCACGAGCTGAAAAAGTCCAGCAAGCGGACACTTCCCGCTGACTGTGGCGACTCCCTGGCCAAGAGAGGCAGT TGCTCCCCATGGCCAGACAATGCCTACGTCAGCACCAACCAGGCAGCTACTCCCTCCTTCGCCTCAACCCCACTGTCCACCTACACAACCTCCTCAGTACCGGacag tGACTCGTCCTCTCCCAATCACCAGGCAGACCCTGGCAGCCATGGCAACTTGGAG TGTCCCTGTCCTCCTCTACAGCAGCTGAGCCCCACTGCGTCCATACAGGACGCACAGAAGTGGCTGCTGAAAAACCGCTTCAGCTCCTACACAAGGCTCTTCTCTCACTtctcag GTTCTGATTTGTTGAAGCTAACCAGGGACGACCTCGTCCAGATTTGTGGGCCAGCAGATGGGATCAGACTCTTCAATGCACTTaaatccag GTCGGTGTGTCCCAGGTTGACAGTGTATGTCTGTCAGGAGTCCCCTCGGGAGAGCCCCCTGCTGGAGAGACACAGCACCAATGAAAATGGAGACCACAGCATCTCCTCTAGTTTACGCG tgtACCACGCTCTGTACCTAGAGGAGCTGACAGCTGCAGAATTGATCCGCAAGATggcgtgtgtgtgcagccttCCAGTGGGAAAAATCAACCAGGTGTACAGACAGGGTCCTACAGGCATACACATCCTGCTTAGTGACCAG ATGGTTTACAACTTACCTGACGAGAGCTGTTTTTTGATCAGCACTGTCAAAG atGAACTGGGCGAAGGACTCCATCTAATCCTGAAGTAG